A genomic region of Deinococcus aerolatus contains the following coding sequences:
- a CDS encoding sugar phosphate isomerase/epimerase family protein, with product MTHRVSVGLQLYTLREQLAQDFPGTLDAVATSGVMELELAGEYGGLDGPALRAALAERGLTATAAHIGGDAWEQDTAGQVAFLHGVGVRRAVYPWFKGEGPQWAALADRLERLAQTLAAEGITLSYHNHDHELSETVDGQPVLDLLLERAPSLGLELDTAWVHAGGRDPVDYLRRYAERTALVHLKDLRREDGGWRTVELGAGEVPLADILAATPPGASVFYEQDQADGLASLRLSLAYLGTLG from the coding sequence ATGACCCACCGCGTTTCCGTCGGCCTGCAACTGTACACCCTGCGCGAACAACTGGCCCAGGACTTCCCTGGCACCCTGGACGCCGTGGCCACCAGCGGCGTCATGGAGCTTGAGCTGGCCGGAGAATACGGCGGCCTGGACGGGCCTGCCCTGCGGGCGGCCCTGGCCGAACGCGGCCTGACGGCCACCGCGGCCCATATCGGCGGGGACGCCTGGGAGCAGGACACGGCGGGGCAGGTCGCGTTTTTGCACGGCGTTGGCGTGAGGCGCGCGGTGTACCCGTGGTTCAAGGGCGAGGGGCCGCAGTGGGCGGCACTGGCCGACCGGCTGGAACGGCTGGCGCAAACGCTGGCCGCTGAAGGTATCACGCTCAGCTACCACAACCATGACCACGAGCTGAGCGAGACGGTGGACGGGCAACCAGTGCTGGATCTGCTGCTGGAACGCGCCCCCAGCCTGGGGCTGGAACTTGACACCGCCTGGGTCCACGCGGGCGGCCGGGATCCTGTGGATTACCTGCGCCGCTACGCGGAGCGCACCGCACTGGTGCATCTCAAGGACCTGCGCCGCGAGGACGGGGGCTGGCGCACCGTCGAGCTCGGCGCGGGAGAGGTGCCGCTCGCGGACATTCTGGCGGCCACGCCGCCGGGGGCGTCTGTGTTTTACGAACAGGACCAGGCCGACGGTCTCGCCAGCCTGCGCCTCAGCCTGGCGTACCTCGGCACCCTGGGCTGA
- a CDS encoding acyl-CoA dehydrogenase family protein has translation MIDEFAVHELLTPDERLVRESVRAYCDAELVPQIAQWWDDGDLPVRDVMRGFGQMGLLGPTTPEEYGGAGVSYSAYGAMMYELERVDSGLRSAASVQGSLVMYPILSFGSEEQKQRWLPGLASGELIGCFGLTEPDGGSDPGAMRTRARLDGDEYVLNGNKMWITNSPEADVAVVWAKDEGGVIRGFIVPTDSPGFSAPTIKRKMSLRASVTGEIVLEDCRIPAANLLPGSQGLKSPLSCLTSARFGIAWGAMGALEAVLQTSLDYTGDRSTFGKPIASRQLVQDKLVRMATDHSTGMLLAWRLGTLKDAGRMNFAQVSYAKRNNVRVALQGARLAREMLGGNGITTEYPVIRHMLNLETVDTYEGTHDIHTLIVGRHLTGQGALE, from the coding sequence ATGATTGACGAATTTGCTGTTCACGAACTCCTGACTCCCGACGAACGGCTGGTGCGCGAGAGCGTCAGGGCGTATTGCGACGCCGAACTTGTGCCCCAGATCGCGCAGTGGTGGGACGACGGCGACCTGCCGGTGCGGGACGTGATGCGCGGTTTCGGCCAGATGGGCCTGCTGGGGCCGACGACCCCCGAGGAGTACGGCGGGGCGGGCGTGAGCTACAGCGCCTACGGCGCGATGATGTACGAGCTTGAGCGGGTGGACAGCGGCCTCAGGAGCGCGGCCAGCGTGCAGGGCAGCCTGGTGATGTACCCCATTCTGAGTTTCGGCAGCGAGGAGCAAAAGCAGCGGTGGCTGCCCGGCCTGGCCTCTGGCGAGCTGATCGGCTGCTTTGGCCTCACCGAACCCGATGGCGGCTCGGATCCCGGCGCGATGCGGACGCGGGCGCGGCTGGACGGCGACGAGTACGTTCTGAACGGCAACAAGATGTGGATTACCAACAGCCCCGAGGCCGACGTGGCCGTGGTGTGGGCCAAGGACGAGGGGGGCGTGATCCGGGGCTTTATCGTGCCCACCGACAGCCCCGGCTTCTCGGCCCCAACCATCAAACGCAAGATGAGCCTGCGCGCCAGCGTGACCGGCGAGATCGTTCTGGAGGACTGCCGCATTCCCGCTGCCAACCTGCTGCCCGGCAGCCAGGGCCTGAAAAGCCCGCTGTCGTGTCTGACCAGCGCCCGCTTCGGCATTGCCTGGGGCGCGATGGGCGCGCTGGAAGCGGTGTTGCAGACCTCGCTGGACTACACCGGGGACCGCAGCACCTTTGGTAAACCCATCGCCTCGCGGCAGCTGGTGCAGGACAAGCTGGTCCGCATGGCCACCGACCACAGCACCGGCATGCTGCTGGCGTGGCGGCTGGGCACCCTGAAGGACGCCGGGCGCATGAACTTCGCGCAGGTCAGCTACGCCAAGCGCAACAACGTGCGGGTGGCGCTGCAGGGCGCCCGCCTGGCCCGTGAAATGCTAGGCGGCAACGGCATCACCACCGAGTATCCGGTGATCCGCCACATGCTGAACCTTGAAACGGTGGACACCTACGAGGGCACCCACGACATCCACACCCTGATCGTGGGCCGGCACCTGACCGGGCAGGGCGCGCTGGAGTAG
- a CDS encoding Gfo/Idh/MocA family protein encodes MTHSIGIIGAGNISTAYLKIARELGVFRVAAITDLDPHRAQAQASAYGSRAVTLEALLADPEIVAVVNLTPPAAHAAASLAALNAGKHVYSEKPLATTRADGQAILAAARARGLRVGGAPDTFLGAGLQTARELLDAGRIGRPVAATAFMLGNGPEGWHPDPDFFYQPGAGPLFDMGPYYLTALVNLLGGVTRVGGSAVRAHAEREIGSGPRQGQRISVGTPTHVTAQLTFGAHGGGPHGGDAAAVGPVATFIASFDVQASEVPRIEIYGTTGTLSLPDPNTFGGPLRVHAAGEEHWETVELTRPFQDNARGIGLADMLAATETGAAHRASGELAYHVLDVMQGVLDAAEAGRTLTVQSRVARPAALNAHPEWLTHGVT; translated from the coding sequence ATGACGCACAGCATCGGTATTATCGGCGCGGGCAACATCAGCACGGCTTACCTGAAGATCGCCCGCGAGCTGGGGGTGTTCCGGGTGGCGGCCATCACCGATCTGGATCCGCACCGCGCCCAGGCGCAGGCCAGCGCCTATGGCAGCCGCGCGGTGACCCTGGAGGCCCTGCTGGCAGACCCCGAGATCGTGGCGGTGGTGAACCTGACGCCGCCCGCCGCGCACGCCGCCGCGTCGCTGGCGGCCCTGAACGCTGGCAAGCACGTTTACAGCGAGAAACCGCTGGCGACGACGCGTGCCGACGGTCAGGCCATCCTGGCGGCGGCGCGGGCACGCGGCCTGCGGGTGGGCGGCGCTCCCGACACCTTTCTGGGTGCGGGCCTGCAAACGGCCCGTGAGCTGCTGGACGCGGGGCGCATCGGCCGTCCGGTGGCCGCCACCGCCTTCATGCTGGGCAACGGCCCGGAAGGCTGGCACCCGGACCCCGACTTCTTTTACCAGCCCGGTGCGGGACCATTGTTCGACATGGGACCGTACTACCTGACGGCGCTGGTGAACCTGCTGGGCGGCGTGACCCGGGTGGGCGGCAGCGCCGTCAGGGCGCATGCCGAGCGCGAGATCGGCAGTGGGCCCAGGCAGGGCCAGCGCATCTCGGTCGGCACGCCCACGCACGTCACCGCCCAGCTGACCTTCGGGGCACACGGGGGCGGGCCACACGGGGGAGACGCAGCCGCGGTGGGGCCGGTGGCCACCTTTATAGCCAGTTTTGACGTGCAGGCCAGCGAGGTGCCGCGCATCGAGATCTACGGCACCACCGGCACGCTGAGCCTGCCGGACCCCAACACCTTTGGGGGGCCGCTGCGGGTGCACGCGGCCGGCGAGGAGCACTGGGAAACCGTCGAGTTGACCCGGCCCTTCCAGGACAATGCGCGCGGCATCGGGCTGGCCGACATGCTGGCCGCCACCGAAACTGGCGCCGCCCACCGGGCCAGCGGTGAACTGGCGTACCACGTGCTGGACGTGATGCAGGGTGTACTGGACGCGGCCGAAGCAGGGCGCACCCTGACCGT